The Niastella koreensis GR20-10 genome includes a window with the following:
- a CDS encoding glycosyl hydrolase 115 family protein — protein MNLFYRTFLFLLLLPGFSRAQDFSFTDKGKGLQILYSPSGPKLDSITAHLLANDIKMVTGNQPPVITDVANAKGNVIVIGNITSLLIKEFVGNRTALDSVRGRWECYGTMVIENPNSLISSALVIAGSDTRGTAFGVFSISSLLGVSPWYWWADVPVKPRKELTFTLSPEISRPPTVKYRGIFINDEDWGLQPWAAKTFEPETGDIGPKTYAKVFELLLRLKANLIWPAMHPSTKAFFSYPGNRKMAEEYGIVLGTSHAEPMLRNNVSEWDEKKMGPFNYFTNKDKVYQYWESRVKESTALEAIYTMGMRGVHDSGMEGVKSAKEAVPLLEQIIKDQRGLLEKYRGVKTDSILQVFTAYKEVLDIYDNGLKIPDDITLVWPDDNYGYIQRLSTPEEQKRSGGSGVYYHTSYWGRPHDYLWLPSTHPGLMYEEMDKARRAGATKLWVLNVGDIKPLEYNIELFLKMAFDSLPPKEAAPWRTWRQFWQVKNDFNAERLMLEYYQLAFERRPEFLGWSRTEPTTQTTTTQYNHFYYGDEAQKRLDRYDTLVKKVNELRLTIDTSARAAFYQLIYYPVVCAAWMNKKFLYRDKAIYYAKQNRLSAFDYAAQSKAAYDSIVKETDYYNDVLSGGKWKNIMSMKPRNLPVYQEQEIPAFTIDRSAGWSIAPEGFVTKDSSLIPGNGTMLPDFDNVNKQRFFIDVFLNDDKPVEWKVSVSATWIRLSQKSGSLSKEWGKNQVRIWVDVDWDKVGKKEELTGRIIFTGSGKQKEVMVRCHKPFGKGRGDFDWGEYAENNGYVCIHAMDLEVYHSGNAYWWMSMIDMGYTGATFEVTRLSETRDSGIKMDSASLVYKFDNYTPAAPKLTVYTIPTQPLNNNFSMRYGVSVDDGPVTVVDFKTVGRSEEWKENVLRNRAERTIQIPHLNKGQHTLKIYAIDPGVIVDEIRIDFGGLKKAYSAIPATTPFNWHNRY, from the coding sequence ATGAATTTATTCTACAGAACATTTCTGTTTCTACTGTTATTACCGGGCTTCTCCCGGGCACAGGATTTTTCATTCACCGATAAGGGAAAAGGGTTACAGATCCTGTACAGTCCTTCCGGACCTAAACTGGATTCTATCACCGCACATTTACTGGCGAATGATATAAAGATGGTAACCGGTAACCAGCCACCGGTTATCACGGATGTGGCTAATGCAAAAGGTAATGTAATTGTAATTGGAAATATTACTTCTTTACTCATAAAAGAATTTGTTGGCAACCGTACAGCATTGGATAGTGTACGTGGCAGGTGGGAATGTTACGGAACCATGGTAATTGAAAATCCCAATAGCCTTATTTCAAGCGCATTGGTAATTGCGGGCAGCGACACCCGCGGAACAGCCTTTGGCGTTTTTTCCATTTCATCATTATTGGGCGTATCGCCCTGGTACTGGTGGGCCGATGTGCCGGTGAAGCCACGAAAGGAATTGACGTTTACATTATCTCCGGAGATCTCCAGGCCACCTACGGTGAAATACCGCGGCATTTTTATCAATGATGAAGACTGGGGACTGCAACCCTGGGCGGCCAAAACATTTGAACCCGAAACCGGAGATATAGGTCCAAAGACATATGCCAAAGTATTTGAGTTGTTATTACGCTTAAAAGCCAATCTCATCTGGCCTGCCATGCACCCCAGTACCAAAGCCTTTTTTAGCTATCCGGGAAACAGAAAGATGGCGGAAGAGTATGGCATTGTGTTGGGTACCTCCCATGCCGAGCCGATGTTGCGTAACAATGTAAGCGAGTGGGACGAAAAAAAGATGGGGCCCTTTAATTATTTCACCAATAAAGACAAGGTGTATCAGTACTGGGAAAGCCGGGTAAAAGAATCAACTGCCCTCGAAGCTATTTATACCATGGGCATGCGGGGCGTGCACGACAGCGGTATGGAGGGTGTAAAAAGCGCCAAAGAGGCCGTACCGTTACTGGAGCAGATCATAAAAGATCAGCGGGGTTTGCTGGAAAAATACCGGGGCGTAAAAACAGATTCTATTCTGCAGGTATTTACCGCATATAAAGAAGTGCTGGATATTTATGATAATGGATTGAAAATTCCTGATGACATCACGCTGGTATGGCCCGATGATAATTATGGGTACATCCAGCGTTTAAGTACTCCAGAGGAACAAAAACGCTCCGGCGGTTCCGGTGTTTATTACCATACTTCTTACTGGGGCCGGCCGCATGATTATCTCTGGCTGCCTTCTACCCATCCGGGATTGATGTATGAAGAAATGGATAAGGCCCGGCGGGCAGGCGCCACCAAATTGTGGGTGTTGAATGTGGGGGATATAAAACCGCTCGAATATAATATTGAACTTTTTTTGAAAATGGCTTTTGACTCACTGCCTCCAAAGGAGGCTGCGCCGTGGAGAACCTGGCGCCAATTCTGGCAGGTAAAAAATGACTTCAATGCTGAAAGATTAATGTTAGAATATTATCAACTGGCATTTGAACGAAGGCCGGAGTTTTTGGGCTGGAGCCGGACAGAACCTACTACGCAAACGACCACTACGCAATACAATCATTTTTATTATGGCGATGAAGCGCAAAAACGACTGGATAGGTATGATACGCTGGTAAAAAAGGTAAATGAACTTCGGCTGACTATTGATACAAGTGCAAGGGCCGCTTTTTATCAACTGATCTATTACCCGGTTGTCTGCGCTGCCTGGATGAATAAAAAATTCCTGTACCGCGATAAAGCCATCTACTACGCCAAACAGAACAGGTTAAGCGCTTTTGATTACGCGGCACAGTCAAAAGCTGCCTATGATAGCATCGTAAAAGAAACAGATTATTATAACGACGTGTTGTCGGGTGGCAAATGGAAGAATATAATGTCGATGAAACCGCGTAACCTGCCCGTTTACCAGGAGCAGGAAATCCCGGCATTTACTATTGACAGATCGGCTGGCTGGAGCATTGCACCGGAAGGCTTTGTTACAAAAGATTCCTCATTGATACCGGGTAATGGTACAATGCTGCCAGACTTCGATAATGTAAACAAACAACGGTTCTTTATTGATGTTTTTTTGAATGACGACAAACCTGTTGAATGGAAGGTCAGTGTTTCTGCAACCTGGATAAGGCTTTCTCAAAAAAGCGGATCGTTAAGTAAGGAATGGGGAAAGAACCAGGTGCGGATTTGGGTAGACGTTGATTGGGATAAAGTTGGGAAGAAGGAAGAATTGACCGGCAGGATCATTTTTACAGGAAGCGGCAAACAAAAGGAAGTAATGGTCAGATGTCATAAACCGTTTGGTAAAGGACGTGGTGATTTTGATTGGGGCGAGTATGCAGAGAATAACGGATATGTTTGTATTCATGCAATGGATCTCGAAGTCTATCACAGTGGGAATGCTTATTGGTGGATGTCAATGATAGATATGGGCTATACAGGAGCTACGTTCGAGGTGACCCGCTTATCCGAAACCCGGGATTCAGGCATAAAAATGGATAGTGCCAGTCTTGTCTATAAATTTGATAATTATACACCCGCGGCGCCAAAGCTTACGGTTTATACCATACCCACTCAACCGCTCAATAATAATTTCAGTATGCGGTACGGAGTATCTGTCGATGATGGACCGGTTACCGTAGTTGACTTTAAAACTGTGGGCAGAAGTGAGGAATGGAAAGAGAATGTTTTACGTAACCGGGCTGAGCGCACCATTCAGATCCCACATCTTAATAAAGGCCAACACACTTTGAAAATATATGCAATAGATCCAGGTGTTATCGTGGATGAGATCCGCATTGATTTCGGTGGGTTAAAAAAAGCATACAGCGCTATTCCGGCAACTACACCGTTTAACTGGCATAATAGATATTGA
- a CDS encoding acyltransferase family protein codes for MGDSTINLPAGLQRPGFRALDGLRGVSIAIVIIAHTFTPFLGSNYAGLIGVYVFFVISGFLITTLLLKERLQYGSISLKGFYIRRCLRILPVAYGFLLVLICLNYIFRLAIPGRSFITCFLFIKNLPVLQNFDWYTGHFWSLGVEEQFYLLFPILLVTLSVRNYKRLIVCLIVILPILSYIHTKKLDTDVPGFIYDAISWVVNLFGGGTVLILTGSLFSILLLTQNRFITFVNDKAPAISSLLLFIVSSILLYPTLPATVRLFSVPVFGFIVAFVIILNLKEEAIFGRLLEYGWMKKLGVLSYSLYIWQQLFTYKQPWHHAGKNGWLLLLNLATLLIVAILSYSLYEKKFLNYKKRFKRV; via the coding sequence ATGGGCGACTCAACAATCAACCTTCCTGCTGGCCTTCAACGCCCCGGCTTTCGCGCGCTGGATGGACTCAGGGGCGTTTCCATCGCCATCGTAATAATAGCCCACACCTTCACTCCTTTTTTGGGCAGTAATTATGCCGGCCTTATTGGCGTCTATGTGTTCTTTGTGATCAGCGGCTTTTTAATAACCACCCTGCTGCTTAAAGAAAGACTGCAATATGGCAGCATCAGTCTTAAAGGCTTTTATATTCGCCGTTGCCTCCGCATTCTGCCGGTTGCTTACGGCTTCTTACTCGTGTTGATTTGTTTGAATTATATTTTCAGGCTGGCCATTCCAGGCCGGTCCTTTATAACCTGTTTCCTGTTTATAAAAAACTTACCCGTTCTTCAAAATTTCGATTGGTATACCGGACATTTCTGGAGCCTGGGCGTGGAGGAACAATTTTACCTGCTATTCCCCATCTTACTTGTAACGCTGAGTGTACGTAATTACAAAAGATTAATAGTTTGTTTGATCGTTATTTTACCAATTTTATCATACATCCATACCAAAAAACTGGATACTGATGTCCCTGGATTTATTTATGATGCAATAAGCTGGGTGGTGAATTTATTTGGGGGCGGAACCGTGTTGATCCTGACAGGTTCTCTTTTTTCCATTCTGCTGTTAACCCAAAACAGGTTTATCACCTTCGTTAATGACAAGGCGCCTGCAATTAGCTCCTTGCTGTTATTTATAGTTAGCAGCATTCTCTTATATCCCACACTGCCCGCAACGGTACGCTTATTTTCGGTACCGGTCTTTGGCTTTATAGTAGCCTTCGTGATAATTCTTAATTTAAAAGAAGAAGCTATTTTCGGCCGCCTGCTGGAATATGGGTGGATGAAAAAACTGGGGGTCCTTTCTTATAGCCTGTACATCTGGCAGCAACTGTTCACCTACAAACAACCCTGGCACCATGCCGGCAAGAATGGCTGGCTGTTATTGTTAAACCTGGCAACGCTTTTGATCGTTGCTATTTTATCCTATTCATTGTATGAGAAGAAATTTCTCAATTACAAGAAACGTTTCAAAAGAGTATAG
- a CDS encoding aldo/keto reductase encodes MISRTIPSTGETIPVIGMGTYSTFDTNNKTAIDSLANVLNIFYQGGGRLLDSSPMYGNAERMVGMLTGKAPFANELFYATKVWTRGLEHGIRQMEHSMELMGRKVIDLMQIHNLTDWKTHLPVLREWKEAGKIRYLGITHYTSGSYDDLEKVMRTEPIDFVQFNYSMLERDAEDQLLSVAAELGVATLINRPFGQGRLFAHLKNEPLPGWAADLGIESWGAFLLKYIIGHPAVTCVIPASSNAKHMADNMKAGEGTLPDERARKKMLDFVWAL; translated from the coding sequence ATGATCAGCAGAACAATTCCCTCCACCGGCGAAACCATTCCCGTAATAGGGATGGGTACGTACAGCACGTTTGATACCAATAATAAAACGGCTATCGACTCACTGGCAAACGTTCTGAACATCTTTTACCAGGGAGGCGGCCGCCTGCTGGATAGTTCGCCCATGTATGGCAATGCCGAGCGAATGGTAGGTATGCTTACCGGTAAGGCGCCCTTTGCCAATGAATTATTTTATGCTACCAAGGTCTGGACAAGAGGGTTAGAACATGGCATCAGGCAAATGGAACATTCCATGGAGCTGATGGGTCGCAAGGTGATTGACCTGATGCAGATCCATAATCTCACCGATTGGAAAACGCATCTGCCGGTATTAAGAGAATGGAAGGAAGCCGGAAAGATCAGGTATCTCGGCATTACGCATTACACCTCCGGTAGTTACGATGACCTGGAAAAGGTAATGCGCACCGAGCCCATTGATTTTGTGCAGTTCAATTATTCCATGCTGGAACGGGACGCGGAAGACCAGTTACTGTCCGTTGCAGCCGAACTGGGCGTGGCTACGCTCATCAACAGACCATTTGGCCAGGGGCGGCTGTTTGCACATTTGAAAAACGAACCCTTACCTGGCTGGGCAGCCGATTTAGGTATTGAAAGCTGGGGCGCTTTTCTGTTGAAATATATTATAGGGCATCCTGCTGTAACCTGCGTGATCCCTGCTTCTTCCAACGCCAAACACATGGCCGATAATATGAAAGCAGGCGAGGGGACATTACCTGATGAACGTGCCAGGAAAAAAATGCTGGACTTTGTATGGGCGTTATAA
- a CDS encoding DUF6438 domain-containing protein, giving the protein MKHITTLIILLLTSAFAIGNEIDNLKTNEDVQEFLCKVNKYLDDIFHTVNKIPDNSPFGKGKFFKLDLDQNGLTDLVVNGKYLLAVTDNGNGKFHIHSIDKGAFTLFKYTLTDIIKINKTPLLVIKGYPGRLSNRDTTTKDTLVLRPGGFAEYNPAPDKLTIEEINFETSGCYGECPIFELSIKADKSANFNAIEYNDKKGEFKTIIDDSTYLQLIATINYIKLPSLKNKYRVNWTDDQTVTLEIKYNNGQIKKIEDYGAIGTFGLENLYDQLFSLRGTQHWNNNGHGPVLTRPSRPLFVPQYGALQ; this is encoded by the coding sequence ATGAAGCACATTACCACCCTAATAATTTTATTGTTGACGTCGGCATTTGCCATTGGCAATGAGATCGATAATTTAAAAACGAATGAAGATGTGCAGGAATTCCTCTGCAAAGTAAATAAATACCTGGATGACATATTCCATACCGTCAACAAAATCCCCGACAATTCTCCTTTTGGAAAAGGGAAATTCTTTAAACTTGACCTGGACCAGAATGGCCTTACCGACCTTGTTGTGAACGGCAAATATCTGCTGGCTGTAACCGACAATGGGAACGGCAAATTTCATATTCACAGCATTGATAAGGGCGCTTTTACCCTGTTCAAATACACGTTAACAGATATAATCAAAATCAACAAAACACCATTACTTGTAATCAAAGGCTACCCCGGCAGGCTGTCGAACAGAGATACTACCACAAAAGACACCCTGGTGCTGCGACCAGGTGGTTTTGCAGAATATAATCCTGCTCCCGATAAATTGACAATTGAAGAGATCAATTTTGAAACCAGCGGCTGCTATGGAGAATGCCCTATCTTTGAGTTATCTATCAAAGCCGACAAAAGCGCCAACTTCAACGCCATTGAGTACAACGATAAAAAAGGAGAATTTAAAACAATTATAGACGACTCCACCTACCTGCAACTGATAGCAACGATCAACTACATTAAGCTCCCTTCACTTAAAAACAAATACCGGGTAAATTGGACCGATGACCAAACTGTAACGCTGGAAATAAAATATAACAATGGCCAGATTAAAAAGATAGAAGATTATGGCGCCATTGGCACATTCGGCCTGGAAAATTTGTATGACCAATTGTTTTCTTTAAGAGGTACGCAGCATTGGAATAATAATGGTCACGGTCCGGTCCTTACTCGTCCTTCCAGGCCACTTTTTGTACCGCAGTATGGGGCGCTGCAATAA
- a CDS encoding nitrilase family protein encodes MEPIKIATAQFENRSDDKAYNLSIIRQMAAQARAQGAQVIAFHECSVTGYTFARHLNKAQLTAIAELIPEGESMQSLTAIARELDIVILAGLFEKTTSGALHKAYVCVDKNGLMAKYRKLHPFINPHLTPGNEYVVFDLLGWKCGILICYDNNIIENVRATTLLGADIIFMPHVTMCTPSPRPGAGFVDPELWQKREEDPTLLRAEFDGLKGRSWLMKWLPARAYDNGVYVVFSNPVGMDDDQLKNGCSMILDPFGDVLAECRQLGNDLAIATLTPQKLTQAGGYRYKNARRPELYGHIIAAPHTAVQKVAWKDE; translated from the coding sequence ATGGAACCAATAAAGATCGCTACGGCGCAATTTGAAAATCGCAGTGATGATAAGGCGTATAACCTGAGTATTATTCGACAAATGGCGGCACAGGCAAGGGCACAGGGCGCCCAGGTGATTGCCTTTCATGAATGTTCTGTTACCGGGTATACATTTGCCCGCCACCTCAATAAAGCGCAGCTTACTGCCATTGCTGAGTTAATTCCCGAAGGGGAGAGCATGCAGTCATTGACAGCCATTGCCCGGGAACTGGACATAGTTATTTTAGCCGGGTTGTTCGAGAAAACTACAAGCGGCGCCTTACACAAAGCCTATGTATGTGTAGATAAAAATGGGCTGATGGCCAAATACCGCAAGTTGCATCCGTTCATCAATCCGCACCTTACACCCGGTAATGAATACGTGGTATTTGACCTGTTGGGTTGGAAATGCGGGATCCTGATCTGTTACGATAATAACATTATTGAAAATGTAAGGGCCACCACTTTGCTGGGCGCCGATATTATTTTTATGCCGCATGTAACCATGTGCACGCCTTCACCCCGGCCAGGTGCTGGTTTTGTTGATCCGGAACTATGGCAAAAGCGGGAAGAAGATCCTACCTTGTTGCGGGCGGAGTTTGATGGACTGAAAGGCCGGAGCTGGCTGATGAAATGGTTACCTGCACGGGCCTACGATAATGGCGTTTATGTCGTTTTCTCCAACCCGGTAGGAATGGATGATGACCAGTTAAAGAATGGGTGCAGCATGATCCTCGATCCGTTTGGGGATGTGTTGGCCGAGTGCCGCCAGTTAGGGAATGATCTTGCCATTGCCACATTAACACCGCAAAAGCTAACGCAGGCGGGCGGTTACCGGTATAAAAACGCCCGGCGGCCTGAATTGTATGGCCACATTATTGCAGCGCCCCATACTGCGGTACAAAAAGTGGCCTGGAAGGACGAGTAA
- a CDS encoding helix-turn-helix transcriptional regulator — protein MQLRPHPALTNLVRHYLVLDGASTAASVHRLFADGNTGLVFNLNNATLCTTDAAPAQHTCWVYGQVSTYHDLLLTGSINWVVAVLQPYAAYHVWGIPATEWLNGLFPAAEVLGREVTTITNRLANAQDVHDRVRLLDNFFLQAIDKEPNPDPLIVQAVQYINSRHGIVSVESLLKSLPVNERTLERKFKLHIGITPKRLVDVIRLTHSAKRMQRISGRLLTGVAYDSGYFDQAHFIKEFKKYTGITPHQYHAQAHPLALNFLRL, from the coding sequence ATGCAATTACGGCCACATCCCGCTCTGACCAATCTCGTCAGGCACTACCTGGTGCTGGATGGTGCGTCAACTGCAGCCAGTGTACACCGGTTGTTTGCAGATGGCAATACCGGGTTGGTCTTTAATCTTAATAATGCAACGCTGTGCACTACAGATGCGGCTCCTGCCCAACACACCTGCTGGGTATACGGACAGGTAAGCACCTACCACGATTTGTTACTTACCGGCAGCATCAACTGGGTGGTGGCAGTGCTGCAACCCTATGCGGCTTATCATGTATGGGGCATACCGGCAACAGAATGGTTGAATGGTTTGTTTCCGGCAGCGGAAGTGTTAGGCCGGGAGGTAACTACAATAACAAATAGATTAGCAAACGCACAGGATGTGCATGACCGTGTAAGATTGCTGGATAACTTCTTCCTGCAGGCGATCGATAAAGAACCCAATCCTGATCCGTTGATCGTTCAGGCGGTGCAGTATATAAACAGCCGGCACGGGATTGTATCTGTAGAATCACTGCTCAAATCATTGCCGGTGAATGAACGAACACTGGAAAGAAAATTTAAACTGCATATAGGTATAACCCCAAAACGGTTGGTGGATGTTATCCGGCTTACCCATAGTGCCAAAAGAATGCAACGGATATCGGGACGTCTATTAACCGGCGTGGCGTATGATAGTGGTTATTTTGATCAGGCGCATTTTATAAAAGAGTTTAAAAAATATACCGGCATCACTCCGCATCAGTATCATGCCCAGGCGCATCCCCTGGCCCTGAATTTCCTCCGGTTGTAA
- a CDS encoding GNAT family N-acetyltransferase, with product MSNGHSFIIKKAATTTDFENGKLLFLQYIKSLSFELSFQDVDRELEEIHLEYNGPTGVLLLVYDWEKAIACAGVRKIDDKISELKRMFVDPAYRGHQLGKQLLQLSLDEARLLGYKAIRLDTVPEMQAAIKLYTAAGFYPIEPYRFNPMPGAIYMEKALNAG from the coding sequence ATGAGCAACGGACATTCCTTTATTATAAAAAAAGCAGCTACTACCACAGACTTTGAAAACGGAAAGCTACTGTTTCTTCAATACATTAAATCCCTGAGTTTTGAACTGAGCTTCCAGGATGTTGACAGGGAACTGGAAGAAATTCATCTCGAATACAATGGGCCTACCGGGGTGCTGTTACTGGTTTATGATTGGGAGAAAGCCATTGCCTGCGCGGGGGTCAGAAAGATTGACGACAAGATTTCAGAGTTAAAAAGAATGTTTGTTGACCCCGCCTATCGTGGCCACCAATTGGGTAAGCAGCTGCTGCAACTTTCGCTCGATGAGGCCAGGCTGTTAGGTTATAAGGCTATCCGCCTCGATACTGTTCCGGAAATGCAGGCAGCCATCAAACTTTACACAGCGGCTGGGTTCTACCCCATTGAACCTTACCGGTTCAACCCCATGCCAGGAGCTATTTATATGGAGAAAGCACTAAACGCTGGCTAA